AAAGGTGAAAAGCTGAACACGGAAAAGCTGATATGGGATGAACAAAAGCAGTTGATCTATACAGATGCTTTTGTAAAAATTACGCGAGCGGATGAAATAATGTACGGCGACGGTCTTGAGTCGAACCAGGATTTTACCCGTTATAAAATAAAAAACATAAAAGGAACTTTAGCGGTTCAGGACGAACAACAAAAGAAATAGTGATATGAAGAACGAACATAAAGTACTTCGCATTTTGGAAATTGTATGGTTGGTAATAGGGTGTATAGGGCTGATCTCGTTTACCTATGCTATGGTTACCGGTAATAAAGAACAGGCTATTTATTTTTTGGTTTTCACTTTTGTTTCAGGGGTAATGTATGCTGTGCGAAAACGCCAGCGTAAACGGGTCGCTCCAACGGAAGGGTCATCGGAAAGTAAATAGCTGCTGCGTTGTAATGCAAGAGTATTCCTTTATTACTATATTCGTATTGATCAACTAACTTACAATTAATGAATAAATTTCGTAAACAAGATGCCCTTGATTATCACTCCCAGGGCCGTCCCGGTAAGATCGAAGTTGTTCCTACCAAGCCATACAGTTCCCAGCGTGACCTATCATTGGCATACTCACCCGGTGTTGCCGAGCCTTGCCTCGAAATTGAAAAAAATCCGGAGGATGTATACAAATACACAGCTAAGGGTAACCTGGTAGCAGTTATATCAAATGGTACAGCTGTGCTTGGTTTGGGCAATATCGGACCGCTTGCTTCCAAACCGGTAATGGAAGGGAAAGGCTTGCTGTTTAAAATTTTCGCTGATATAGATGTGTTCGATATTGAAGTTGATTCAAATGATGTGGAACATTTTATAAGCACTGTAAAGGCTATATCGCCCACATTTGGCGGCATAAACCTGGAAGATATTAAATCACCCGAATGTTTTGAGATCGAACGGCGGCTGAAAGAGGAATTGAAGATCCCGATCATGCACGATGATCAGCATGGTACAGCCATCATTTCAACAGCAGCGCTTATTAATGCCTGCGAAGTGGCGGGTAAAAATTTAAGTAAAGTGCGTATTGTTATAAACGGCGCGGGAGCATCGGCTATTTCATGCGCTAAATTATATTTATCGGTGGGCGCTAAAAAAGAGAACATCTTTATGTTCGATAGCAAAGGATTGTTACATATAAGCCGTACCGATCTTGACGAGCACAAAAAATATTTCGCTTCCGATAAAAAGAATTACGAAGGTCTTGAAGACGCTATGAAAGGCGCTGATGTGTTCGTTGGTTTATCAAAAGGAAATGTAGTTACCCAGAATATGGTTCGGGGCATGGCGAAGAATGCCATTTTATTTGCCCTGGCAAATCCCGATCCCGAGATTTCGTACGAACTGGCAAAAGCTGCCCGCAAGGATATTATTATCGCGACCGGTCGTTCCGATCATCCTAACCAGGTAAATAATGTAATTGGTTTCCCTTTTATATTCCGCGGCGCACTCGATGTTCGGGCTACACAGATTAATGAGGCCATGAAGCTTGCGGCTGTCTATGCCATCGCGGCATTGGCCAAAGAACCTGTTCCCGAATCGGTAAACCTGGCGTACGATACAAAAAATATTACGTTCGGTCCGGAATATATTATACCAAAGCCGATCGATTCTCGCCTCATCAGCACTGTTGCACCGGCTGTTGCGAAAGCGGCCATTGAATCGGGTGTGGCGCAGCATAAAATTACCAATTGGGAAGGTTACCGGGAAGAACTTAATAAGCGTCTCGGTCTTGATAATAAGTTGATCCGCACCATTACCCACAAAGCCAGGCAGAATCCAAAACGCGTGGTATTCACTGAAGCGGATCATTACAAAATACTGAAAGCCGCGCAACAGGTGAAAGATGAAGGCATCGCGCGCCCTATTTTGTTGGGGGTTCCTGAACGCATTAAGCAGCTGATCGAAGAAAATCACCTCGATCTCGAAGATATACCGATCATTGACCCGCGTAGCAAAGAAGAGGAGGAACGAAGGAACCAGTTTGGTGATATATTTTTTGGCAAACGTAAACGCAGGGGATACACGCTTTTTGAAGCGCGCGAGATGATGCGTGAGCGCAATCACTTTGGTGCCATGATGGTGGAAACAGGCGCTGCCGATGCCATGATATCCGGATTGACCCGTAAATATGGTGATCCTATCCGGGCCGCGCTTCAGATTATAGGTGTGCAGGATGATTTGAAACGTGTAGCCGGCATGTACATTATGAACACCAAGCAGGGTCCCTTCTTTTTTGCCGATACAACAATGAATGTGGATCCTACCACTCAGGAAATTGTTGACATTACTGTACTCACGGCCAACAGTGTCCGCCAGTTCAATATTATTCCGCGTGTAGCGCTGCTGTCATACTCAAATTTCGGTTCAACGGATGGCGCCATTCCGAATAAGATGCGTGATGCGGTTGCTATCTTGCACAAACAATATCCGGGACTCATCGTTGACGGCGAAATGCAGGCCAACTTCGCGCTGAATAATGAGTTGTTGAGGGAACAGTTTCCTTTTTCCGATCTGATAGATAAAAAAGTGAATACCCTTATTTTCCCAAACCTCGCTTCCGGTAATATTGCCTACAAGCTGATGCAGGAAATGGCAGGCGTGGAAGCTATCGGCCCGATCCTGATAGGCATGAAAAAACCTGTTCACGTTTTGCAATTAGGCAGCTCCGTCCGCGAAATAGTGAATATGGTTACTATAGCGGTTATTGATGCGCAGGCGAAAAGGTAAGTTCAAGGTTCCGGGTTCAAAGTTCAAGGTTTTATGGAGGTATTTTGGGTCAACGACCTTGAACTTTGAACTTTGAACTTTGAACCATCAAAGCATAATTAATTGATAAACAATAAATTACATACTTTTGGATAATTTCCGACCCTTGAAAAATTCAACCAATCTTACCCATTTAGCCTTATTTTTCCTATCTTCGTCTCCCTTTTAAAAAAGGCAAACTAAATAATTAACTAAAACTTAAACAAAAGAATGGCAAATCAGTATGAAACCGTTTTCATTATGACTCCCGTTTTGTCTGAAGAACAGGCAAAGGAAACGGTCGGTAAGTACAAAAAATTACTTACTGATAACAGATGCAAAGTCATCTACTCTGATGATTGGGGCCTGCGTAAGTTGGCTTACCCGATACAAAAGAAAACAACAGGTTTTTACCACCTCTTTCAATTTGAAGGAGAAGGTTCAGTGATCGCAGACCTTGAACTCGCGTTTAAACGTGATGAGCGCCTGCTGCGCTACATGACCGTTGCGCTCGACAAACACGCGATCGCTTACAGTGAAAAACGCAGGAACAAATCAAAGAAAAAGGAAACGGTTACTGCATAATTAAAAACTAACCCTCCTGCTCCGCCTGAGGCGGATTCGGCGGGTGAAAAAAAAC
The window above is part of the Bacteroidota bacterium genome. Proteins encoded here:
- a CDS encoding NADP-dependent malic enzyme, translating into MNKFRKQDALDYHSQGRPGKIEVVPTKPYSSQRDLSLAYSPGVAEPCLEIEKNPEDVYKYTAKGNLVAVISNGTAVLGLGNIGPLASKPVMEGKGLLFKIFADIDVFDIEVDSNDVEHFISTVKAISPTFGGINLEDIKSPECFEIERRLKEELKIPIMHDDQHGTAIISTAALINACEVAGKNLSKVRIVINGAGASAISCAKLYLSVGAKKENIFMFDSKGLLHISRTDLDEHKKYFASDKKNYEGLEDAMKGADVFVGLSKGNVVTQNMVRGMAKNAILFALANPDPEISYELAKAARKDIIIATGRSDHPNQVNNVIGFPFIFRGALDVRATQINEAMKLAAVYAIAALAKEPVPESVNLAYDTKNITFGPEYIIPKPIDSRLISTVAPAVAKAAIESGVAQHKITNWEGYREELNKRLGLDNKLIRTITHKARQNPKRVVFTEADHYKILKAAQQVKDEGIARPILLGVPERIKQLIEENHLDLEDIPIIDPRSKEEEERRNQFGDIFFGKRKRRGYTLFEAREMMRERNHFGAMMVETGAADAMISGLTRKYGDPIRAALQIIGVQDDLKRVAGMYIMNTKQGPFFFADTTMNVDPTTQEIVDITVLTANSVRQFNIIPRVALLSYSNFGSTDGAIPNKMRDAVAILHKQYPGLIVDGEMQANFALNNELLREQFPFSDLIDKKVNTLIFPNLASGNIAYKLMQEMAGVEAIGPILIGMKKPVHVLQLGSSVREIVNMVTIAVIDAQAKR
- a CDS encoding 30S ribosomal protein S6, whose amino-acid sequence is MANQYETVFIMTPVLSEEQAKETVGKYKKLLTDNRCKVIYSDDWGLRKLAYPIQKKTTGFYHLFQFEGEGSVIADLELAFKRDERLLRYMTVALDKHAIAYSEKRRNKSKKKETVTA